A genome region from Neptunomonas japonica JAMM 1380 includes the following:
- a CDS encoding PolC-type DNA polymerase III, whose product MERAIIPNADTVVVLDFETTGLSPDMGDRAIEIGAVRIEQGEITGRFQALMNPGVRVSSFIEDYTGITNSMLKDAPSCGEVMHQFADFINGYNLVAHNASFDKRFLDAELGMISRGYTGQFACSMLVARRLYQNSPDHKLGTLINHANIPSEGTFHRALYDSEMTTKLWLSMLGVMHEQYAISNAPFKLLQTLAKTPKSAVRRLLERSSSNKK is encoded by the coding sequence TTGGAAAGGGCAATTATTCCTAATGCCGATACGGTTGTGGTATTAGATTTTGAGACCACAGGTTTGTCGCCTGATATGGGAGATAGAGCGATTGAAATTGGTGCTGTGCGTATTGAGCAAGGTGAGATAACAGGGCGTTTTCAGGCATTAATGAATCCCGGTGTACGGGTCAGTAGTTTTATTGAAGACTATACGGGCATCACAAATAGCATGCTAAAAGATGCTCCTTCATGTGGTGAAGTGATGCATCAGTTTGCTGACTTTATCAATGGCTATAATTTGGTTGCTCATAATGCGTCATTTGATAAACGTTTTTTAGATGCAGAGCTAGGGATGATTTCAAGGGGGTATACTGGGCAGTTTGCGTGTTCGATGCTGGTGGCACGTAGGTTGTACCAGAATTCGCCCGATCATAAGTTAGGTACATTAATTAACCACGCCAATATCCCTAGTGAAGGTACTTTTCATAGAGCCTTATATGACTCAGAAATGACAACTAAACTGTGGCTTTCTATGCTCGGTGTTATGCATGAGCAATATGCAATATCTAACGCGCCTTTCAAATTATTACAAACACTTGCCAAAACACCAAAAAGCGCAGTTCGTCGACTACTTGAACGCTCATCGTCAAACAAAAAATAG
- a CDS encoding PhoX family protein, which produces MNKIKLQNDANRLNDDSDFSKIVDSGLSRRRFMQGGAAAMGLFLAANPLAQAIAAAAQPASQLLGFTALPVSTSDEFIVPKGYIAKPLISWGDPILKGAPAFDESGTQTSAAQAGQFGDNTDGMSLFPLSANRALLAVNNEYTNYLLLFAHQGKELTADDVKKAQAAHGVSVFEVERKADGHWHYLKDSTYNRRITANTEMQITGVAAGHPLLQTKADPSGKKVLGTFNNCANGETPWGTYLTCEENFNGYFAAPGTEMDKHQKRYGLKADKNKYQWYKFDQRFDMSQEPNEPHRHGWVVEIDPMDPTSTPKKRTALGRFKHENAAVTLADNGHVVVYLGDDERGEHLYKFVSKNRYNPDNKAANRDLLEEGTLFVARFDAQEGELKGNGEWLELTHGKNGLTAENGFADQATIQIYAREAATIVGATTMDRPEWVAVHPNNQTVCCTLTNNKNRGKKDNQPVTGPNPRAENKYGQIVRWKPANADHTSNTFDWDLFLVAGNPTVHSDLYAGSANITDENMFNSPDGLGFDKAGRLWVLTDGKYSNEGDYAGMGNNQMLCADPDTGEIRRFATGPIACEITGLTFSPDQRSMFVGIQHPGEKNAPSHFPAGGNSKPRSTIMVVQREDGGIIGA; this is translated from the coding sequence ATGAACAAAATCAAACTTCAAAATGATGCTAACCGACTTAATGATGACTCTGATTTCTCCAAAATAGTGGATAGTGGATTAAGCCGCCGCCGTTTCATGCAAGGTGGCGCCGCTGCAATGGGTCTTTTTCTAGCCGCCAATCCATTAGCACAGGCAATTGCAGCCGCCGCACAGCCAGCTAGCCAATTGTTAGGTTTCACTGCATTACCAGTCAGCACATCTGATGAGTTTATTGTTCCTAAGGGCTACATTGCTAAACCGCTGATATCTTGGGGTGACCCAATTTTAAAAGGCGCTCCTGCTTTTGATGAATCAGGTACACAAACCAGCGCTGCACAAGCCGGACAGTTTGGCGACAACACCGATGGCATGAGCCTTTTTCCTCTTTCTGCTAACCGTGCTCTGTTGGCTGTGAATAACGAATACACTAATTACCTACTGCTATTTGCTCATCAGGGAAAAGAGCTGACTGCAGATGATGTGAAAAAGGCCCAAGCAGCACATGGCGTATCTGTCTTTGAAGTAGAGCGTAAAGCCGACGGCCATTGGCATTATTTGAAAGACTCCACCTATAACCGCCGTATTACCGCTAATACTGAGATGCAAATCACAGGTGTGGCTGCTGGCCACCCTCTGCTACAAACTAAAGCTGATCCGAGCGGTAAAAAAGTATTAGGTACATTTAACAATTGCGCTAACGGCGAAACGCCTTGGGGCACATACCTTACTTGTGAAGAAAACTTTAACGGCTACTTTGCAGCGCCGGGTACGGAGATGGATAAGCACCAAAAACGTTACGGTCTAAAAGCCGATAAGAATAAGTACCAGTGGTACAAGTTCGATCAGCGTTTTGATATGTCTCAAGAGCCTAACGAGCCGCATCGCCATGGTTGGGTAGTAGAAATAGATCCAATGGACCCTACTTCTACACCGAAAAAACGCACTGCTTTAGGGCGTTTCAAGCATGAGAATGCTGCCGTAACTCTAGCTGACAATGGCCACGTTGTTGTTTATCTTGGTGATGATGAGCGTGGTGAGCACCTTTATAAGTTTGTTTCTAAAAACCGTTACAACCCAGACAACAAAGCCGCTAACCGTGATCTATTAGAAGAAGGCACTCTTTTTGTGGCTCGCTTTGATGCACAAGAAGGTGAATTGAAGGGTAATGGCGAGTGGCTAGAGCTAACACACGGCAAAAATGGTCTTACCGCCGAAAACGGCTTTGCGGATCAAGCTACCATTCAAATCTACGCACGTGAAGCCGCCACCATTGTTGGCGCAACAACAATGGACCGACCTGAGTGGGTTGCCGTTCACCCAAATAACCAGACGGTATGTTGTACGTTAACTAACAACAAGAACCGTGGTAAAAAAGACAATCAGCCAGTTACAGGCCCTAACCCACGTGCTGAAAATAAATACGGTCAAATTGTTCGCTGGAAGCCTGCAAACGCTGACCACACAAGCAACACATTCGACTGGGATCTGTTTTTAGTTGCAGGTAATCCAACCGTGCATAGCGACTTGTATGCAGGCAGTGCGAACATCACAGATGAAAACATGTTTAACAGCCCAGACGGCTTAGGCTTTGATAAAGCAGGCCGCTTATGGGTTCTTACTGATGGCAAGTACTCAAATGAAGGGGATTATGCAGGCATGGGTAATAACCAAATGCTATGTGCTGATCCTGACACCGGTGAAATACGTCGCTTTGCTACGGGCCCTATCGCCTGTGAGATTACTGGCCTGACATTCTCGCCAGACCAACGCAGCATGTTTGTTGGCATACAGCACCCTGGTGAGAAAAACGCTCCTTCACACTTCCCAGCGGGTGGCAACAGCAAGCCTCGCTCAACGATTATGGTAGTACAGCGCGAAGATGGTGGAATCATCGGCGCTTAA
- a CDS encoding putative bifunctional diguanylate cyclase/phosphodiesterase, with protein sequence MNYHNKSRQEMLDVQFATRLRLCKIQALIGFVLLLVFSLISYNNQSFLLATILFSCAVSGSFILYLLYWTRRVGLAIHLLNVNLFVLPLALLITGGHENTGVFWIYPLLAITLFVNRFWTAVTLYGSFILISSLILFTPLSGLLVTSYSFVESVRFEVTLFVLCLICLAVLHSKERADEMIIQLHDEDIRKLAYYDALTGLPNRRNFKSNLTRLLRRAGKEDKRVGLLYIDLDNFKQVNDNYGHEVGDILLRSFSDLLKETVRPTDIVMDDKFDELARLGGDEFVVILNDLSSPISSAVVAERILKLFENGFETVENTHSVFASIGIATFPDDAATPDELLHHADLAMYEAKRNGRNRFEYYTKDIAELLRERNYIEEQLKIALEQNRLSLVYMPVFSCHTLKVVGIEALLRCQNLAEEGITPEQFIAVAEKTNLIKELDLWVIDNSLANLAELQQQQGFTGKVCINISGAELKNDSFSRAVEELLEKHQVAPSTVELEISETALLLSDEIIALAFEKIKALGVSIALDDFGTGSTAFGQLNHYPLDSLKIDSSFVRELFSEDADKTKMVKIFNNLGKLYDLRIAAKGVENQRQLEYLQEINCDWIQGYLLSYPLKKPDLISFISQNDADDTSIKSLEVLS encoded by the coding sequence GTGAATTACCATAATAAAAGCAGACAAGAAATGCTTGATGTACAGTTTGCAACGCGATTACGGCTGTGCAAAATTCAGGCATTGATTGGTTTTGTATTGTTATTGGTTTTCAGCTTGATTAGCTATAATAACCAGTCTTTTTTACTCGCCACCATCCTTTTTAGCTGTGCAGTCAGTGGATCTTTCATTCTTTACTTGTTGTATTGGACTAGACGAGTTGGACTAGCTATTCACTTGTTGAATGTTAATTTGTTTGTGTTGCCATTGGCGCTTTTGATAACAGGTGGGCATGAAAACACGGGTGTTTTTTGGATCTATCCGCTTTTGGCGATAACACTGTTTGTTAACCGTTTTTGGACTGCTGTAACGCTTTACGGTAGTTTTATACTCATTAGTAGTCTAATTCTTTTTACCCCTTTATCTGGCTTGTTAGTGACAAGTTACTCTTTCGTTGAATCTGTGCGGTTTGAAGTAACACTATTTGTGTTATGTCTTATCTGTTTGGCTGTTTTGCATTCCAAAGAGCGTGCCGATGAGATGATCATACAATTACATGATGAAGATATACGTAAGCTGGCCTATTATGATGCGCTTACAGGTTTACCCAACCGTAGGAACTTTAAATCTAATCTGACGCGTTTATTACGCCGTGCTGGCAAAGAAGATAAGCGTGTAGGTCTACTGTATATTGATCTTGATAATTTTAAACAAGTAAATGATAACTATGGTCATGAAGTCGGCGATATCTTGTTGCGTAGCTTCAGCGATTTACTAAAAGAAACAGTACGCCCAACCGATATAGTTATGGATGATAAGTTTGATGAGCTTGCTCGTTTAGGGGGAGACGAATTTGTTGTGATATTAAACGATTTAAGTAGCCCCATAAGCAGTGCAGTCGTTGCTGAGCGTATACTTAAATTGTTCGAAAATGGCTTTGAAACGGTCGAGAATACCCATTCAGTATTTGCCAGCATTGGCATCGCTACTTTCCCAGATGATGCCGCCACTCCCGATGAACTACTGCACCATGCTGATTTGGCGATGTATGAAGCCAAACGTAATGGTCGAAATCGATTTGAATATTACACAAAAGATATTGCAGAGTTATTGCGAGAACGAAACTACATAGAAGAGCAATTAAAGATTGCACTTGAGCAAAACCGGCTTTCACTCGTTTATATGCCGGTGTTTAGCTGCCATACCCTTAAAGTTGTGGGTATAGAGGCACTTTTACGATGCCAGAATTTAGCGGAAGAGGGGATTACTCCTGAGCAATTTATTGCGGTTGCTGAGAAAACAAATTTAATTAAAGAGTTAGATTTGTGGGTTATTGATAATAGCTTAGCCAACCTAGCTGAGTTGCAACAGCAACAAGGTTTTACGGGTAAAGTATGTATCAATATATCTGGAGCTGAACTTAAAAATGATTCGTTTTCACGGGCAGTTGAAGAGTTATTAGAGAAGCACCAAGTGGCTCCTTCTACAGTCGAGTTAGAAATTTCCGAAACGGCTCTTTTATTGAGTGATGAAATCATTGCATTAGCGTTTGAGAAAATAAAAGCACTAGGTGTGTCCATTGCCCTAGATGACTTCGGTACAGGGAGTACGGCGTTTGGGCAACTAAATCACTACCCGCTTGATAGCTTAAAAATTGATAGCTCTTTTGTAAGAGAGCTTTTCTCAGAAGATGCTGATAAAACTAAGATGGTAAAAATTTTTAATAATCTTGGAAAACTTTACGACCTTAGAATCGCCGCAAAAGGTGTAGAAAACCAGAGGCAGTTAGAATATTTACAAGAGATTAATTGTGACTGGATACAAGGTTATCTGCTCTCATACCCTTTGAAAAAGCCTGACTTAATAAGCTTTATCAGCCAAAATGACGCTGATGATACCTCGATTAAAAGTCTTGAAGTACTCTCTTAA